Part of the Mangifera indica cultivar Alphonso chromosome 4, CATAS_Mindica_2.1, whole genome shotgun sequence genome, TATGGTTCCTTCAGTAGACCTTCATAGCTGGGGTGCTAACAGTTATATACCAAATGCCCGTTGAAAATTATCCGAGCAGTGGTGATGAGCTTAGCAAATTATAAAAGACGCATCGTTGATGATATATGGCCGCTAATTGGTTTAATAAGTAAAGGGTATCCAGCAAACACTCAAGCGATGACTATAAGTTTAGTTTCAAACTAAAGAGAACAACTTTCCTTATAAAAAAGTAAAGCTTTGATATGATCTGAAGACAAACAGTGAAGAGCAGAaaaacagagagagaaagaacaAACCCCATGGGAGGAGTGATGCCAAGGCCATTTGCCAAAAGATTACGCCTGTAGTCGTTGAAGTTGGCATCTGGTGAAGCCAAGCTCAACGCCATAAATGAAGATGACAGTGATAGCAACACAGATACCAACTTCACAAGGGAAGCAGCAAGCCTCCTAATCTCCATCTCAAGCCAGTCAAAAGCTAAGCACTCTAATGGATAAAGCCTGGAAGTCAAGAACTCACAATGCAACGATTACAGCATCCTTTTATACCAAATTTACACTCGGGGTGTTTCCATTTGTAATCTCccttttattatttgaataaaattaccatgatacatataatattattcttaaattttttatattattttatttaatttattaatatcaaaataatattatttttatttttacattattttatttagtttattaacaacaaaataacagataatattatttttattatttatattattttatttaatttatttataataagataatttataacattattctcatttttatattattttatttgatttattaatgaTGGTATATTaggtaataaattttatttttatttattaattttttaaaataaaatatttttatttttaaataatataacaaataatatgttaaaaatattttaataaattaattttctggATTGATGCTAGCTTTTTGAGCAAGACAAGTTTTATTTTCTCTTGCTGGTCAACCATTTATACTTATCCCAAAGCATATTCTGCTGCTATCTATTAAatggtttttttattatttccttcTATCTGaccaaattaaattaagcaCTACAAACCAGGAAAGGCCAAGAATAAGCATGTTGCTTATAATCATAAATGTTTTTAATGGTATTTTATGAGAGTTAACAAGCCTAAATACAAAGCTCATCTTGTGAATATGCATCTGATTTCTGGTCAATGAACACACAACTGCCAGGGCAATGTGCCAACCTGCATCAGCATCTCTCCCTCCCTCTCCCCCACAAGCTAGATAATGacaataacataatttaattggtGGCCTTTGTGAATGAAAACTACCAAGCCCGGAAAATAGTAATCATCCACCCAAGTGCACTACATGAACCTTTTGAGTACCTTGTCAAAATATCTGTTTCCTTCACTTTATATCATCATGTACAGGGTGTCGGTAAATTAATCTTGAGTTACCAAATTGAAGTATTTTACTCTGTAAGTATACTATTATGAAATGGCCAGACCATAACCAGAAATGCTACAAAAAGAACCCTGTATTTTATTTAGGTAACAAtcttacataaaaatataagacaACATTACCTAAAACATTGGAAAAGGCAAAATAATCAAAGAGTACCCTGCAATACAGCTCAGGGCATACAAGAAATATTTGAATCTTCCACTACTTTTAAGGTATCACATCAAAGGCATAACAAAATCCATGGCTTTACTGCCTCTTGAAGCTACTCAAGGCATTTGCTCAGTCCACTTCATTTCACTATGCAGATCTTAATAACAGATGCACCTCCAATACGATGCAGTGCAACAACTGAATCACCAGGCTCGCACAATCCCTTCTCTGTTGCTGACTTCATAGCCGCTTTCAATATCACTTCAGTAGATTCTGCATCAGTCGCCTTTGCAGAACCTTCTGCCAGGAGAGGAATCAAGCCCCTATATGTCAGGCTATGCCTTGCTGGGCTCTCATCACTGCAGGTCCAGTCAAATGAATCAGTTGTCACAACTGGAACAACGACAGATAGGATTGGAACTGCCGGTCTGTACTTGGCAACCAACTTGGCTGTGGTACCACCACGTGTCAGTACTACAATGAGTTTTGCTTTAGCCTTGTTAGCTGCTCTGACAGCAGATGATGCAAGACTCTCCAATGGGCTCATAGGTAGAGGAGTTGATCTTATCATCTCCTTAAAGATAGCCCCATAGTCAAGGGAGGATTCTGCCTCAATGCAAATTCGACGCATGATCTTCACAGCAAGCTCTGGATATGCTCCGGCTGCACTCTCACCACTAAGCATTACACAATCTGTGCCATCAAGTACAGCGTTAGCAACATCAGTAGCTTCAGCACGAGTTGGCCTGGGAGATTTGATCATTGACTCAAGCATCTGGGTTGCAGTGACCACAGGCTTGCCTGCAATATTGCACTTGTATATCATCATCTTTTGTGCCAAGAAAATCTTCTCCACTGGAATCTCCATACCAAGATCACCTCGAGCAACCATAAATGAGTCAGTTTCACGCAAGATATCATCAAAGTTGATAACTCCCTCCTGGTTTTCCACCtaagaaaatcaaatatcaaACTAAACATTAGTTAAGCCTCAAAAGATAACACCTGCTACAGATAATCACACAGTGAATTCAACAGCAGAAAATGAACATCAATACTAGAGATACCAAACTAGCGATCACATTAGCAAAAGTGAGTTCTTtgtaaaggaaaaaaagtaaACATTTAAGTAGAAAGATATAATGATGGAAGGCCCATTTAACCAGGCTTTTCAAATGGGcaagtaaaatataaattaagaaacaaataaaagaaggttaaataattttactcatcCCATACTTTTTGAACTTTTTGCGAATTTCTAGTCCACTAATGAAcctatttctcttttcttcaatATAATTCTCCGTGCACTCATCTAAAAAGGAGCAAATTAGAGAACAGGCATCTTATAAACACGATAATCATCAGATACATTTGGTTTGCAGAACAATTTAATGGATCAATTCAAGTTATACTTGCATCAAGCCCTCACAAATCATATGTATCTCCCAAGCCCTAAATCCTCCTCACACTGATAACAACAATCCAATTAAATGGTAACTAAAATGACCAGCCTGAAAGTTAAAGTACAAGTAGAATCAGCATACCTTtgacattaattttatattcttgttTTGGGGCCCAAGGACCTGTCGAACATTAACAAGATCTGAGCCCTTCCGTACAAATGATAGAGCAATCATATCTATATTATTTGGAACACCCCATTGTAGGATGTCTTCCTTATCCTTCTCTGTCAGTGTGGGCAGATCCACCACAACACCAGGAAGATTGACATTTTTTCTCTCACCTAGCATTGCAGTGTTCCCACAACGACACCTTACAGTTCCAGTATCTGGATCGCAAGACAAAACAGTAAGGGTAATAGTGCCATCTGAACATAGGATGGTATTTCCAGGCTTCACATCAACAGGCAGCTTTTTGTAGCTCATGGAAATCGTTTCCTTATTACCCTTGATGGTGTAATCGGTAGTTACAGTAATTTCCTGACCTTCCTTTAATTGTATAGGTTTTCCATCCTCTAGGAAACCAGTTCGGATTTCAGGTCCCTATAAccaaaaacgaaaatgaaatgcACTTCAGAATAGTTAAAGATGACAAATCTAAATAGTTGTGAGGGCTTGAAGCAGATTTAGTGTATAAATATGTGATAGCAAACATTTTGAAATACAGCAAACCAAAAGGAAAAGACAGGGTATATTTGCAATATTTGTGCACAAAAAGGATGATAAGAATAAAAACGTCGAGCAGGGTAGgcaagaaatataaaaaacaagtaAGCATCGTctgttcaattattttttacaacTAAGATTTTCTATCCCAACAATTCACGCAGAAAACAAGTGTGTGGGTGTATGTGCACTTTTTATACAACCACCTGCATAAATCAAATATCTTACACCACTGATTTATTAATGGTCAATTGGTCATGGACTATGTACCAAGAAATATCAGTACGTTTAGTGAAAGAAACGATCAGAGTTTTTATACAGCTCCTCATGCAACATCATATTATAAACAGGACATCAAAAACAACGAAGGAGATGGTTTTCTAATACCAATCTGCACAATTACCAACTTTCCATAGCAGCCACATTTACCAATCTGGACAAATACACCTTATATAAACTATAGCTGAATCGGTTTTCCAATAACCAAACCATCAGCTAATCCCTCCACCCAACACCTTTCCAATAAACAGGTGAATAGTCCATTATCCTTTATCTACAAATAGTTCATTAtccaaatcaacaaaaacagTATTGATCTAACAAAGACAGACAATAGCATCTAACCTAAAAAAAGGTAAGAAAAGAAACGAAATGAGAGACCTTGGTATCAAGCATAACAGCACATAAGATCTGGGTGTTCTGCATGGCAATTCTGAGGTTGTTCAAAGTCTCCTGATGATACTCATGAGTACCATGAGAGAAATTGAAACGAGCAACATTCATACCAGCCTTTAAAAGCTTCTCAAGCATCGAGACAGAACGTGAAGCAGGACCCAGAGTACAAACAATCTTGGTTTTAGGAACTCGTCGATCATCTTGAACTCCATTCAAGATTCCCTCTATGTCTATGTTCGCCATGATTTACTTTACCAATTACAGACAATACCTGCAAATCACAAACggaatttcaaaaattgaaaaacaacccatcaaatcaaatcatattttcatcCTCAAAAACCAATCTTCACAGTGACCAAACACAGAATCATAGCTATAGCACTCTCAACATCACTTtaaagagaagaagaatcaaAGCAAACAGATCCAATCTACAACTAAAAGAGATAGACGCAGAGTACCCAGTCTCAATCAGTTGACCACAAAGAAcgaatttttgaagaaaaagaataaacttcttaaaagaaataatagatACCCAGTAGCAGAAACTAAATGAAAAAGATTGACCGAGTCGAAACAGTTGAGTAGGCAAGGCCCTCGCTATGTATATGTTTTTAGAAGGTGACTAGTAGAAATAGTGCATCTATTGGGTAAAGCAAGGAAATTGAGTTGGTGGGATTGATGAAACGGTGGGCGGCTATCTGAATGCGTGGATGTAGATGGACGTAAACAAGATGCAAGATGTAAAACGTTGAAGCCGACGCTTCTCGAAATCTGTGTATCCATTGGTTCCTTTTCTAGCACAGTAATTTGCCACGCGGGAATCTTACcaaaaagttatattatatttgcaaTTAAGGGTTGAAGATTGTCTGTGTGCGCCCCACTGGCCACTACCACTGGTTTTTACTTCCTGTAATTCCGAGGACTAAAGAAAAGAAGCCATCTTTTTTAAAGgtcgtttttctttttcttactgTAGCCTGGTGGAATGGCTGAAACCGGTCGCTGGTTTATTCCGTGTGATTAGTTCAGACATAGGAATAGTCCAACGTTCCTAGCACGAGATGAAAAAGTTTGTAGAATTTCAGTGGCCAAAATCTTTGATTCCTTTGGATGAAATCTTTTTCTCATATAGAGGCTTCAAAATCTGACTTTGCAAAAGTTACAGTCTAAAAAGTAGTGCATTTCCAACCATTCTCTGCTGACTAAATGTATATGGGCCGCTCATACGGAGAAGGTACTTAACATACACAGACGAAGCAGGCATATAAAAGCAAATTGTTCATTAGATTTCCCTCACCAATCTAATTCAAAATCGTGTTTTGTTAGAACATATTGCATGCCCTCGTCTTCACATAAAATTGTGCATGCCATGAACAACCGGATAAGGGAAGGAAAATAACTCCGTAGAAGGTTGAAACAATGATGAATTGTTGCAAGTAAGTGAAAACAGAAACATTAAGATGATGAAATGTTGCGAGTGAGTTTTATTGATGAAAATTCTTGGAAAGCGAAGAAACAGCTAGCTTACACAGTAACCCACTCCAACCTTATTTtagttcaatattttcatataaactcTATTACATTAAGTAGTCAATTTTGACAGAGTCACATTCTTAGAATATGGAGAATATTTTGTACCATTACTACAATACAATTGTCAGTAGAAGCTTGTGTGGAATATACATGTATGCAATAAACTTGCTTAAAACATGGTTTGAACTAATAATCATTTTGGAAGCATACCTTCCACCATTGATTAGAAATTAGAATTGCCGCCTTCTATTCTATATGCTATTTAATGTTTGCCTGGAGACAGAATGACTATTTTTCGTCCAAACTACATCAAAATGACAATTATTCGTccttgaaagttaaaaaaaaaaaaaaacaactatttttcgcacttttcatcaaaaatttaaatattaattttatcaggaaaagaatttttttggctatatatatatatatatatatatatatatatatatatatatatatatatatatatatatatatatatatatttataaagttaaatATTACTTACActtataaaatacaaacaaattcatTATCTCCTACAAACTTGAAAATTCATACTTAAATTCcaatctttaattgaaaaaaaaaattaaaaccctattTCAAACTCCAGTTAGTTCTAAATTCATAATTGCACCAACTACaaattgaaattagaattaGACTGGCATTAAAATTGTATTAGAATGATacaatttcattgaaattaCTCCATATTGATGTGATTCTGCTTAGATTTGGCACCATTCCAATATAATTCTGATTAAATTCATACAATTTCAATGCAATTttggggaaattaaaataattaccccttttttttggggtaataaaaaatttaccccaaatttaggggtttaaaaaaaatactcatatattaaaagatttaaacgaaaatacctcaaatatcctataaaatatcaaaaatacccttcttaattaaattaccttttttttaaggGTGTAAGCAAAATTACCcctaattttagggtttaaacaaaaatacctcaaaataatatcaaaactatccttcctttatttctatataaatcatatatctttcttcatttttaacatatctgtgAAAGATTTctggaaagagaaaagaagtttgTATTCAAGATTTCGAGCcagaagagaaaagttcgtgATATCAAGGTATTTGTATCTACTATTACttcaattgttattaaaatattaataatgcaattatatgtgatgttttatataataaattatagtattgtgtaaaaagtgaaataataaaaattacatgagctatgttgtaaatattatagtagtataaataaaatgatattttacaataaaagatattagaggattagattagataatattagagggtaaaatgatattttacatgAAGGATGTTAAagatatgttagataatatttgggtaaaattatattttagaatataggggtaaagtgacattttcataaattagtatcacattaatcaaaatatattaatagtcacaatatataattgaattatggaataagTATAATAGAAATCTATAAATAGTGTTTCcagtcatattatttatgttgagtatatattttattgtaggattaatctaaatagtcgaatatgcttcaattagatacaGGGAGAAATGGATAGAAAGGGatgacaatgttataaaatatgtttaaggtaataggaaattgattaaaattccagaacacacGACATTCGAACAATTAATCCAAACggtgagcgacaagtgtaatatagatcgaaggatatttaacattcagttaaaTATGAAACCAAAGCATCTTGATGATGGCATTGCAGTATAAATTTCGAAttatgaagatgttgaggttcttaacggtTTGTCTAACattttcaaagaatgtgtttCAGTTTTTGTAACAACTACAGTTAATGATGATAATTATGAAGCTCAACAAGCAGATGAGGGTTTACACGATGGTGAGTCGAGTAATTatctagaaaatcaaactattggtatagaagagattcaaaatatcgggatcaatccgaaacaagaattttcaAAGGAAGATTTTGCGTATATAAATGATGTTCATGTTAATGCATTATATCATGAGAAAGAATTTCTTAATGGCAAcgaagaaaattttccaaagtggagtgaatttgacAGAAAGTTTGTGCGTGATATTCTAATCGAGGAATCAGAGGTTGAAGAGAAAACATACGTTAATAAAGATATCGGAGATACAAGTAGTTTTTCGGAAACAAATCTTGATGGTGGGAATGTTcgtattgatgcatttcattagTTACCTCATTTTCCTGACTAGCCATCTATATCTAGAAGCTCAAGAGTGTCAAGCGATAGGGATACTCCAAAAGTTAgtacattattttcaagtaaaaaacatgtcattgatgTAATATGTCAAGATGCTCTTCAGAGAGGATATCAGTTTGCAGTGGATAAGTCAGACATGCGCAGATGGGTGGTTAAATGTGTCAACGAAGGATGTAAGTGGCGTGCACGGACAattagggtgggagaaagtgatagttttgaattacgtTATTTGGATAGTCATCACACATATTCTAGAGACCAGATATTATCTCATCATAAGCAAGCAAACGCCCAAGCTTTAGGACAAATTTTGAGgactaaatttatattagttgatcATGTTTATCGATCAAAGGAGATCATTGCGGATATTGctgaccgatataaaattgatatatcatacacACAAACATGACGGGTGAGAAATTGGGCACTCCAATTATTAAAGGGCATACCCgaagagtcgtttatgttgcTATTAgagtattgttataatttagttCGTTGTAATCCGGGAACTATGACACATACACTAATGGATGAGCAGAAAcgatttaaataattttacatgaCATTGGGTTGTAGTATTCGTGCATTCCAACAACATATTCGATCAATCATTTGTATTGACGTTGTTTTCTTAAATGGTAGATATTTGGGTCAACTATTTATCATTGTCGCATTGGATgataataatcagatatacccATTGGATTTTGGCATTGGTCTTAGGGAAAACCATGACATATGGTGTTGGTTATTAACAAAGCTGAGAGATTGTTTTGGTGAGATACCTCATTTAGCCATTATTTCATATCGATATGTCAGTATATTTTCTACAATGACTGAAGTATTCTCTGGTGTGCACCTGTATTCAATTATAACATGCAatccaagtacaagaagaatgTAAAAGTCACATAGATGTATTGGAAAACAGCTAAGGCGTACACGGAGTATGAATTTCGAGAGGTAATGAAGTCATTGGCCCATATGCATCTTGATGCAGTCGCATACCTGTATGAGGTAGGTTTCGATCGATGGATACGAGCATATTTTTTAGGACATAAGAACAATATAATGACTATCAATATCGCTAAATTGTTTGATGCACTAGTCAAACATGCTCGAGGTTTACCTATTACTATGCTAATCGAGTTCATCAGAGGTATATTACAACGatagttttatgaaagaagaaatcattcaagtaaatacatattcaatattataacatgttataaatgtgtgtatgtaaacttatacttaattactcaccatatctatttgtatttatatgatttgcagATACTTGTATCAGCCGGTAACACCTTGGGTTAAAAAAAAGATTGCTAAATGTGTGCAAAAATCTTTAAACTTGGAGGTGTGTCCTATAACATCTGAACAATACCAAGTTCTTGGTAGTAGCTAGTATGATGCCCTAGTCGACTTTACGGAGCGGACATgtatttgtaaaaaatttcaactatcacagaTTCTCTATATGTATGTCATTATTGTTGCCAGATATATGAGGCTCACCACTTGTATTCAATGGGTGCATCCATACTACAACACCGTTTTTTATCGTACAGTATACACAGAGGCTATCAATTCATTAGGAGATCAATCT contains:
- the LOC123214455 gene encoding pyruvate kinase, cytosolic isozyme-like, coding for MANIDIEGILNGVQDDRRVPKTKIVCTLGPASRSVSMLEKLLKAGMNVARFNFSHGTHEYHQETLNNLRIAMQNTQILCAVMLDTKGPEIRTGFLEDGKPIQLKEGQEITVTTDYTIKGNKETISMSYKKLPVDVKPGNTILCSDGTITLTVLSCDPDTGTVRCRCGNTAMLGERKNVNLPGVVVDLPTLTEKDKEDILQWGVPNNIDMIALSFVRKGSDLVNVRQVLGPQNKNIKLMSKVENQEGVINFDDILRETDSFMVARGDLGMEIPVEKIFLAQKMMIYKCNIAGKPVVTATQMLESMIKSPRPTRAEATDVANAVLDGTDCVMLSGESAAGAYPELAVKIMRRICIEAESSLDYGAIFKEMIRSTPLPMSPLESLASSAVRAANKAKAKLIVVLTRGGTTAKLVAKYRPAVPILSVVVPVVTTDSFDWTCSDESPARHSLTYRGLIPLLAEGSAKATDAESTEVILKAAMKSATEKGLCEPGDSVVALHRIGGASVIKICIVK